The Polyangiaceae bacterium genome includes a region encoding these proteins:
- the murJ gene encoding murein biosynthesis integral membrane protein MurJ, protein MAGDGPSSAEAERKKITGRAGIVAAGTLFSRILGLVRDQVLAAVFSRAATDAFFVAFTIPNVLRQLLAEGAVQNAVLPVLAKTREQEGDEAARRLFRAMRGLSLLILTVVTIAGVVLAPQLVDLFAAGFRAHEGQYERTVTLTRWVFPYIFFMGTAALGVAALNVNQRFVATSFAPALLNVAFVVCALALPDLVGAKGHDRTLALAAGVLLGGALQVVAQWPSLRAIGYFTAPSLELALPGVREALRRMGPVLLGLGVYYVDVVLARRFLSDLGVGAQSYFGWALRLCDFPQGIFVMALQSATLPSLALLVARGDRAEVAKTFAYGMKLALFVALPASVLFVALAEPVVALIFQRGQFDAESTRETAKALAAQGLGIWMVAAVRQLVGVYYALGDTRTPVVVAALDLAVFVTLALSLRGLLGHVGISLAVSGASAAQMLLLWFGLGKRLGDTRLGEIARSAGKTLVATAPAAAAGLGVAKALAVPPGAGAIRSLVPGLAAVCVYGAVFLIAAWFVKSDELRGLVASLRRRRRGQGA, encoded by the coding sequence ATGGCCGGCGATGGGCCCAGCTCGGCCGAGGCGGAGCGCAAGAAGATCACCGGTCGCGCCGGCATCGTGGCCGCGGGCACGTTGTTCAGCCGGATCCTCGGGCTGGTGCGCGACCAAGTGCTGGCGGCGGTGTTCAGCCGCGCGGCCACCGACGCGTTCTTCGTCGCGTTCACCATCCCGAACGTGCTGCGCCAGCTCCTCGCAGAGGGTGCGGTCCAGAACGCCGTGCTACCGGTCCTGGCCAAGACTCGCGAGCAAGAGGGCGACGAGGCTGCGCGCCGCTTGTTCCGGGCCATGCGCGGCCTCTCGCTCCTGATCCTGACGGTCGTGACCATCGCCGGCGTCGTCCTGGCGCCCCAGCTGGTGGACCTGTTCGCCGCCGGCTTCCGCGCGCACGAGGGGCAATACGAGCGCACCGTGACGCTGACCCGCTGGGTATTCCCTTACATCTTCTTCATGGGGACGGCGGCCCTGGGCGTGGCGGCGCTCAACGTCAACCAGCGCTTCGTGGCGACCAGCTTCGCGCCCGCGCTCTTGAACGTCGCATTCGTGGTGTGCGCGCTCGCGTTGCCGGATCTGGTCGGCGCGAAGGGACACGATCGCACGCTGGCGCTCGCTGCCGGTGTGCTGCTCGGTGGCGCGCTCCAGGTCGTGGCGCAGTGGCCGAGCCTGCGCGCCATCGGCTACTTCACGGCGCCCAGTCTCGAGCTCGCGCTGCCCGGCGTGCGCGAGGCGCTCCGCCGCATGGGCCCGGTGCTGCTGGGCCTCGGGGTCTACTACGTGGACGTGGTGCTCGCGCGCCGCTTCCTCTCGGACCTCGGCGTCGGCGCCCAGAGCTACTTCGGCTGGGCGCTGCGTCTCTGCGACTTCCCGCAGGGCATCTTCGTGATGGCGCTCCAGAGCGCGACCTTGCCCAGCCTCGCGCTCCTGGTCGCGCGCGGCGATCGCGCGGAGGTGGCGAAGACCTTCGCGTACGGCATGAAGCTGGCGCTGTTCGTGGCGCTCCCCGCCAGCGTGCTATTCGTCGCGCTGGCGGAGCCGGTGGTGGCCTTGATCTTCCAGCGCGGGCAGTTCGACGCGGAGTCCACCCGCGAGACCGCCAAGGCCCTGGCCGCCCAGGGGCTCGGCATCTGGATGGTCGCCGCGGTGCGCCAGCTGGTGGGCGTCTACTACGCGCTCGGCGACACTCGCACGCCGGTAGTGGTGGCGGCGCTCGATCTCGCAGTGTTCGTGACGCTGGCGCTCTCGCTCAGGGGCTTGCTGGGGCACGTCGGCATCAGCCTGGCGGTGAGCGGCGCCAGCGCAGCGCAGATGCTCCTGCTCTGGTTCGGGCTCGGCAAGCGGCTCGGCGACACCCGGCTCGGGGAGATCGCCCGCTCTGCCGGCAAGACCCTGGTTGCGACGGCGCCGGCGGCGGCGGCCGGCCTGGGCGTGGCGAAGGCGCTGGCGGTGCCGCCCGGCGCAGGTGCGATCCGGAGCCTGGTCCCTGGTCTCGCCGCGGTGTGCGTCTACGGCGCGGTCTTCCTGATCGCGGCCTGGTTCGTCAAGAGCGACGAGCTCCGCGGCCTGGTTGCGAGCCTTCGCCGGAGGCGACGCGGTCAGGGAGCTTGA
- a CDS encoding TolC family protein: MSEPRNRLATILTVLALGAFAAPGRAQPAGASPRRIDVNTAVAEALAQNPSRQASEIDVERARQNVLAEQGRYSYVFQADAGFTYQKNPRLGAGDTVSSSTSRTYTVGSALRRTWPMGTSAELRLQGERFESESSAAALGGGTSTGYGVSGRASLSQPLLRGAGTRIGEAELRARPREQELADKSRDRVKSELVRDVVLSYWELWYTEEASRIERSALALAKQQEADAKARVEQGAAAETDVLTFSTRVAQLEESVVGADLNQRQRALALARLMGNPDPDRDLGALASGPPKAGPSATRADVEAALKSGSVELAELEAQVKLARTRAEVAGESTRPRLDLEGYLESQGVSERVPRAAARAGQLNWVTAHVGLVFELPLDDSRRNAEKRSALLAARAAEHNLKATRDRITAEASLAVTNESAASRRVTLAERTLAVAEKAHAAEKARFELGQSLPIQVQQAEDELRRARLRVARARVDLVQEQTLVLHMAGRLLDHYRV, from the coding sequence ATGAGTGAACCCCGGAATCGGCTGGCGACCATCCTCACCGTCTTGGCCCTCGGCGCGTTCGCCGCGCCGGGGCGCGCCCAGCCGGCGGGGGCCAGCCCCCGGCGCATCGACGTGAACACCGCCGTGGCCGAGGCGCTGGCGCAGAACCCCTCGCGCCAGGCCTCGGAGATCGACGTGGAGCGCGCGCGGCAGAACGTGCTGGCGGAGCAGGGCCGGTACTCCTACGTCTTTCAGGCCGACGCGGGCTTCACCTACCAGAAGAACCCTCGGCTCGGCGCCGGCGACACGGTCAGCTCCTCGACCTCGCGCACCTACACCGTGGGCTCGGCGCTCCGGCGGACCTGGCCAATGGGCACGAGCGCGGAGCTGCGCCTGCAAGGCGAGCGCTTCGAGAGCGAGAGCTCTGCCGCCGCGCTGGGCGGCGGCACCAGCACCGGGTACGGCGTCAGCGGCCGGGCGTCGCTCAGCCAGCCGCTCCTGCGCGGCGCGGGCACCCGGATCGGCGAGGCAGAGCTGCGCGCGCGCCCGCGTGAGCAAGAACTCGCGGACAAGTCCCGCGACCGCGTGAAGAGCGAGCTGGTGCGGGACGTCGTGCTCTCGTACTGGGAGCTCTGGTACACCGAGGAGGCGAGCCGCATCGAGCGCTCGGCCCTCGCCCTCGCCAAGCAGCAGGAGGCGGACGCGAAGGCCCGCGTCGAGCAGGGAGCCGCTGCGGAGACCGACGTGCTCACGTTCTCGACCCGGGTGGCCCAGCTCGAGGAGTCGGTGGTCGGCGCCGATCTGAACCAGCGCCAGCGCGCGCTCGCCTTGGCGCGGCTGATGGGCAACCCGGATCCGGATCGGGACCTCGGCGCCCTGGCGAGCGGTCCGCCCAAGGCCGGCCCGAGCGCCACGCGGGCCGACGTCGAGGCCGCGCTCAAGAGCGGCTCGGTGGAGCTCGCGGAGCTCGAAGCGCAGGTGAAGCTCGCGCGGACCCGCGCCGAGGTCGCTGGTGAGTCCACGCGCCCGCGCCTCGACCTCGAGGGGTACCTGGAGTCGCAGGGCGTGAGCGAGCGCGTCCCGCGGGCGGCAGCCCGCGCCGGGCAGCTCAACTGGGTGACGGCCCACGTCGGACTGGTGTTCGAGCTGCCCCTCGACGACTCGCGGCGCAACGCCGAGAAGCGCTCGGCGTTGCTCGCGGCCCGAGCCGCGGAGCACAACCTGAAGGCCACTCGAGACCGCATCACCGCGGAGGCGTCGCTGGCGGTGACCAACGAGAGCGCTGCCTCACGCCGCGTGACGCTGGCGGAGAGGACGCTGGCCGTCGCGGAGAAGGCCCACGCCGCCGAGAAGGCCCGCTTCGAGCTCGGCCAGTCGTTGCCCATCCAGGTCCAGCAGGCCGAGGACGAGCTCCGGCGCGCGCGCCTCCGGGTAGCGCGGGCGCGGGTGGATCTGGTGCAGGAGCAGACCCTCGTGCTGCACATGGCTGGTCGGCTGCTGGACCACTACCGGGTCTGA
- a CDS encoding ABC transporter ATP-binding protein — MSAAPELGADNAVVEFRQVFKIYGAGDTEVRALDGVDMRIERGEFVAIMGSSGSGKSTAMNIIGCLDAPTSGQYLFRGVDVGSLEQDQRALLRRHYVGFVFQGYNLLARTTALENVELPLVYRRVPMRERHEKAMEALSAVGLADRADHTPAELSGGQQQRVAIARALVSTPSLLLADEPTGNLDSSRKHEIMELLVRLNQERGITIAMVTHEPDMGHYVSRVVMFKDGRIVDQGRPENVEYAGPISKRPLSQRGQT; from the coding sequence ATGAGCGCCGCGCCCGAGCTCGGCGCGGACAACGCGGTCGTCGAGTTTCGCCAGGTCTTCAAGATCTACGGGGCTGGTGACACCGAGGTGCGGGCGCTGGACGGCGTGGACATGCGCATCGAGCGCGGAGAGTTCGTGGCCATCATGGGCTCGAGCGGCTCGGGGAAGTCCACGGCGATGAACATCATCGGCTGCCTCGACGCGCCGACCAGCGGGCAGTACCTGTTCCGAGGCGTGGACGTCGGCTCGCTCGAGCAGGATCAGCGCGCGCTCCTGCGCCGGCACTACGTCGGCTTCGTGTTCCAGGGCTACAACCTGCTGGCGCGGACCACCGCCCTCGAGAACGTCGAGCTGCCGCTGGTCTACCGCCGCGTGCCGATGCGCGAGCGCCACGAGAAGGCGATGGAGGCGCTCTCGGCGGTGGGGCTGGCGGATCGCGCGGACCACACGCCGGCGGAGCTCTCCGGCGGACAGCAGCAGCGCGTGGCCATCGCCCGCGCGCTGGTCTCGACCCCGTCGCTGCTCCTGGCCGACGAGCCCACCGGCAACCTCGACTCGTCGCGCAAGCACGAGATCATGGAGCTGCTCGTACGCCTGAACCAGGAGCGCGGCATCACCATCGCCATGGTCACCCACGAGCCGGACATGGGGCACTACGTGTCGCGGGTGGTGATGTTCAAGGACGGGCGTATCGTGGACCAGGGGCGCCCCGAGAACGTGGAGTACGCTGGGCCCATCTCCAAGCGACCACTGTCGCAGCGAGGCCAGACATGA
- a CDS encoding efflux RND transporter periplasmic adaptor subunit, with protein sequence MQAPNATGDPQVLAQLGVGKSRKVRRWLWRVLALLLVGAIVAGVLIWRARTKGATTESFVTAPVELGSLRETVTATGTLSPLDAVEVGAEVTGRVLKVHVDVNDQVKVGQVLVEIDQEQLNARVEESQAQLSAASSSARNARASVKEAELKAQRIRELNKRGLASAQELETAEATLERAKASVGSASAQVTVARAGLKSAKTSQGKAVIKSPIDGIVLARSVEPGQTVTSGFQTPVLFTLARDITQMQLKVDVDEADVGKVKDGQPATFVVDAHPAASFARRWCGSTTCPRRAPRSSPTRGCSRWTTRNACCARA encoded by the coding sequence GTGCAAGCCCCCAACGCCACAGGTGATCCCCAAGTCCTCGCGCAGCTCGGCGTGGGCAAGAGCCGCAAGGTCAGGCGCTGGCTCTGGCGCGTGCTCGCCCTGCTCTTGGTGGGCGCCATCGTCGCCGGCGTGCTGATCTGGCGCGCCCGCACCAAGGGCGCCACGACCGAGAGCTTCGTGACCGCGCCCGTCGAGCTCGGCAGTCTGCGCGAGACCGTGACCGCAACCGGCACGCTTTCGCCGCTCGATGCGGTCGAGGTCGGGGCCGAGGTCACGGGCCGCGTGCTCAAGGTGCACGTGGACGTGAACGACCAGGTCAAGGTCGGGCAGGTGTTGGTCGAGATCGACCAGGAGCAGCTGAACGCCCGGGTCGAGGAGTCCCAGGCGCAGCTCAGCGCCGCCTCGTCGTCGGCGCGCAACGCGAGGGCCAGCGTGAAGGAGGCCGAGCTCAAGGCGCAGCGTATCCGCGAGCTGAACAAGCGCGGGCTGGCGTCGGCGCAGGAGCTGGAGACCGCGGAGGCCACCCTCGAGCGCGCCAAGGCCTCGGTCGGCAGCGCCTCCGCCCAGGTCACCGTGGCGCGCGCCGGCCTCAAGTCCGCCAAGACCAGCCAAGGCAAGGCGGTGATCAAGTCGCCGATCGACGGCATCGTGCTCGCGCGCAGCGTCGAGCCCGGTCAGACCGTGACCTCCGGCTTCCAGACGCCGGTCTTGTTCACCCTGGCCCGCGACATCACGCAGATGCAGCTCAAGGTGGACGTGGACGAAGCCGACGTGGGCAAGGTCAAGGACGGGCAGCCGGCGACCTTCGTCGTCGACGCCCACCCCGCCGCCAGTTTCGCTCGAAGGTGGTGCGGCTCAACAACCTGCCCAAGGCGGGCACCACGGTCATCACCTACGAGGGGTTGCTCACGGTGGACAACTCGGAACGCTTGCTGCGCCCGGGCATGA
- a CDS encoding RNA polymerase sigma factor, whose product MSDPDLSLVAQRVRAGDRAAFRSLVEHTAGDLFRLAARLLGNGADADEVLQDAYLKVFRALSDGQFDGRSAVRTWLYRVVTNTALDALRRRAVRPAGDDRELEAARIDPGEGAEAHVALSELGRWLDELPPDQRAALVLCSVEGLTNAEAAAVLGVSEGAVEQRLVRARAALRRRRGNDDDL is encoded by the coding sequence GTGTCCGATCCCGATCTCAGCCTCGTGGCCCAGCGGGTCCGTGCCGGCGACCGCGCCGCGTTTCGGAGCCTGGTCGAGCACACGGCGGGGGATCTGTTTCGGCTCGCGGCGCGGCTCCTGGGCAACGGCGCCGACGCCGACGAGGTGCTTCAGGACGCTTACCTCAAGGTCTTTCGGGCGCTCTCCGACGGCCAGTTCGACGGTCGCTCAGCGGTCCGCACCTGGCTCTATCGGGTGGTCACCAACACCGCCTTGGACGCGTTACGGCGGCGGGCGGTGCGCCCAGCGGGGGACGATCGAGAGCTGGAGGCGGCCCGCATCGATCCTGGCGAGGGGGCGGAGGCGCACGTGGCGCTGTCCGAGCTGGGACGCTGGCTGGACGAGCTTCCGCCGGATCAACGCGCTGCGCTGGTACTGTGCAGCGTGGAGGGTCTGACCAATGCGGAGGCCGCGGCAGTGCTGGGCGTGAGCGAGGGCGCGGTGGAGCAGCGCCTGGTGCGGGCTCGAGCGGCGCTCCGACGCAGGCGAGGCAACGATGACGACCTCTGA
- a CDS encoding Spy/CpxP family protein refolding chaperone yields the protein MTHKTLRSHLFLSGVALLALAACSQEVPTDKIPEPAEQQARELVPEAPTAEAPKPEARGHFRKGPHGGPAFLLHAALKELELRPDQKKTVEALAADLKSAHPFDSPAHKDFQKALAAGVRAGKLEPSALAPHYAAIEKSATETSQKVHEALNELHRTLDAEQRKALVAALEARLEHGPKRFGPPDPGDAPLGAACAGDPDEQCAHGDGPKGKRGFRGPGGPGFGLLKDLDLSETQREKLRAARAQGEPERGAMKQEMQKRGEHMKQLLTAFATDSFDAKALMGSADVARHARQGAEARVKHLETLLGVLEPSQRDKLATRVEAGPGRRKH from the coding sequence ATGACGCACAAGACCCTTCGAAGCCACCTCTTCCTGAGCGGCGTGGCGCTGCTCGCGCTCGCCGCCTGCTCCCAGGAGGTGCCCACCGACAAGATCCCCGAGCCCGCCGAGCAGCAGGCACGAGAGCTCGTGCCCGAGGCGCCCACCGCCGAGGCGCCCAAGCCCGAGGCGCGCGGCCATTTCCGCAAGGGACCGCACGGCGGCCCCGCGTTCCTGCTGCACGCGGCGCTGAAGGAGCTCGAGCTCCGGCCCGACCAGAAGAAAACCGTGGAGGCCCTGGCCGCGGATCTGAAGTCGGCTCATCCCTTCGACTCCCCCGCTCACAAGGACTTCCAGAAGGCGCTCGCCGCCGGCGTGCGCGCGGGCAAGCTCGAGCCGAGCGCGCTCGCCCCGCACTACGCCGCCATCGAGAAGAGCGCGACCGAGACCAGCCAGAAGGTGCACGAGGCGCTGAACGAGCTGCACCGGACCTTGGACGCCGAGCAGCGCAAGGCGCTGGTCGCTGCGCTCGAAGCGCGCCTCGAGCATGGCCCGAAGCGCTTCGGCCCGCCGGATCCCGGCGACGCACCGCTCGGCGCTGCCTGTGCCGGTGATCCGGACGAGCAATGCGCGCACGGCGACGGGCCAAAGGGCAAGCGCGGCTTCCGCGGCCCCGGCGGCCCCGGCTTCGGTCTGCTGAAGGACCTCGACCTGAGCGAGACCCAACGCGAGAAGCTGCGTGCGGCGCGCGCGCAAGGAGAGCCAGAGCGCGGCGCCATGAAGCAGGAGATGCAGAAGAGGGGTGAGCACATGAAGCAGCTGCTCACCGCCTTCGCCACGGACAGCTTCGACGCCAAGGCGCTGATGGGCTCGGCGGACGTCGCGCGGCACGCGCGGCAGGGCGCCGAGGCTCGCGTCAAACACCTGGAGACGCTGCTCGGCGTGCTCGAGCCGAGCCAGCGCGACAAGCTCGCCACCCGGGTGGAAGCCGGCCCGGGCCGGCGGAAACACTGA
- the amrA gene encoding AmmeMemoRadiSam system protein A has translation MSALEELSRELPALARRAIALYLESGHWLEARRAGAPAAGVFVTLRNADGSLRGCIGSIAPAEPDVFAETARSAVLAATRDPRFPPLRPEELASLSIEVSVLAPDEPVEGLGDLDPKRYGVIVRDRLGRRGLLLPDIEGVDDPSTQVAIARQKAGISANEPVLLSRFRVTKALEHPRS, from the coding sequence GTGAGCGCGCTCGAGGAGCTCAGTCGCGAGCTGCCGGCCCTGGCCCGGCGCGCGATCGCCCTGTACTTGGAGTCCGGGCACTGGCTCGAGGCCCGGCGCGCAGGCGCGCCCGCGGCGGGTGTGTTCGTCACGCTTCGCAACGCGGACGGCAGTCTGCGCGGCTGCATCGGGTCGATTGCGCCGGCGGAGCCCGACGTGTTCGCGGAGACGGCCCGGAGCGCGGTGCTCGCCGCCACGCGGGATCCCCGCTTCCCGCCGCTGCGGCCGGAGGAGCTCGCGTCCCTGTCCATCGAGGTCAGCGTGCTCGCCCCCGACGAGCCGGTCGAAGGGCTGGGTGACCTCGATCCCAAGCGCTACGGCGTGATCGTGCGGGATCGGCTCGGGCGCCGCGGGCTCCTGCTCCCCGACATCGAGGGGGTGGACGACCCGTCGACGCAGGTGGCCATCGCCCGGCAGAAGGCCGGTATCTCGGCCAACGAGCCGGTACTTTTGTCGCGCTTTCGCGTGACCAAGGCCCTGGAGCACCCCCGGTCGTAG
- a CDS encoding enoyl-CoA hydratase/isomerase family protein: protein MSSPVRVEVGPVSRIVLARPDKQNAMTAEMGRLVSEAVATLNASAEPRVVLVVGEGRAFCAGGDFSLIEENSKKSPEQNRREMVGFYSSFLSVSRLAVPSVAVLHGATVGAGLCLAMACDLRLAASEAKLGANFVRIGLHPGMGASLLLPRLVGPAKAAELLLTGRLITGSEAERIGLVNLAVPRAELDARVAELTAELTSAAPVAVAQVKETLAAPLLGALDAALEREAACQALDFTTADLREAVAAFREGRRPVFVGS from the coding sequence ATGAGCTCACCCGTCCGCGTCGAAGTCGGTCCGGTCTCCCGCATCGTGCTCGCTCGTCCCGACAAGCAGAACGCGATGACCGCGGAGATGGGGCGGCTGGTGAGCGAAGCGGTCGCCACGCTGAACGCCTCTGCCGAGCCGCGGGTGGTGCTGGTCGTGGGCGAAGGCCGCGCGTTCTGCGCCGGCGGTGACTTCTCGCTGATCGAAGAGAACTCCAAGAAGTCTCCGGAGCAGAACCGGCGCGAGATGGTCGGCTTCTACTCGAGCTTCCTCTCGGTCAGCCGCCTCGCCGTGCCCAGCGTCGCCGTGCTGCACGGGGCGACGGTGGGCGCGGGCCTGTGCCTGGCGATGGCCTGCGATCTCCGGCTCGCGGCGAGCGAAGCCAAGCTCGGCGCGAACTTCGTCCGCATCGGCCTGCACCCGGGCATGGGCGCGAGCTTGCTCCTGCCGCGCCTGGTCGGGCCCGCCAAGGCGGCGGAGCTGCTCCTGACGGGCCGGCTGATCACGGGCAGCGAGGCCGAGCGCATCGGTCTGGTGAACCTCGCCGTGCCCCGCGCCGAGCTCGACGCGCGCGTCGCCGAGCTCACCGCCGAGCTGACGAGCGCCGCGCCGGTGGCGGTGGCGCAGGTGAAGGAGACGCTGGCCGCCCCGCTGCTCGGCGCGCTCGACGCGGCCCTCGAGCGCGAGGCGGCCTGTCAGGCGCTGGACTTCACCACGGCGGATCTGAGGGAGGCCGTGGCGGCGTTCCGCGAGGGGCGCAGGCCGGTGTTCGTCGGGAGCTGA
- a CDS encoding DUF4349 domain-containing protein, whose protein sequence is MQKLVLLPALLALAVSAAACSKGADAGAAPPAPAAAAAEPGADPSKVVRKLIRNAELGMTVASPADAQREAGKIAEEHGGYLASSEALSTRSDDGAEPGSVRVVLRVSSDRLDAALDALRRLGKHVGSESIQSRDVTDEWVDVEARIKTQKQLEERYLEIAKGASRVEDLLAVQKQLADVRGEIEKLEGKKRLLDHQIALSTVTVTFQGERPLLAVSPSAFGRAAKRASADAVNVGAGIVVGGIRLLGVLLPVALLVFLPLYLMGRLALRRLQRARA, encoded by the coding sequence ATGCAGAAACTCGTCCTGCTTCCCGCGCTCCTCGCCCTGGCCGTGTCCGCCGCCGCTTGCAGCAAGGGCGCGGACGCCGGCGCGGCCCCTCCGGCCCCGGCCGCCGCGGCAGCCGAGCCCGGCGCCGATCCGAGCAAGGTCGTGCGCAAGCTGATCCGGAACGCCGAGCTCGGCATGACGGTGGCCTCGCCCGCCGACGCGCAGCGCGAAGCGGGCAAGATCGCCGAAGAGCACGGCGGATATCTGGCCTCCAGCGAGGCGCTCTCGACCCGCAGCGACGACGGCGCCGAGCCGGGCAGCGTGCGGGTCGTGTTGCGCGTCTCGAGCGACCGGCTCGACGCGGCCCTGGACGCCCTGCGCCGCCTGGGCAAGCACGTGGGCAGCGAGAGCATCCAGAGTCGCGACGTGACCGACGAGTGGGTGGACGTCGAGGCGCGGATCAAGACGCAGAAGCAGCTCGAAGAACGCTACCTCGAGATCGCCAAGGGCGCGAGCCGGGTCGAGGACCTGCTCGCCGTGCAGAAGCAGCTGGCCGACGTGCGCGGCGAGATCGAGAAGCTCGAAGGCAAGAAGCGGCTGCTGGATCACCAGATCGCGTTGTCGACGGTCACGGTCACCTTCCAGGGAGAGCGGCCGCTGCTGGCCGTCTCGCCCAGCGCCTTCGGCCGCGCCGCCAAGCGGGCCTCCGCCGACGCGGTCAACGTGGGCGCCGGGATCGTGGTCGGTGGGATCCGCCTGCTCGGCGTGCTTTTGCCGGTCGCGCTCTTGGTGTTCTTGCCGCTCTACCTGATGGGGCGACTCGCGCTCCGCCGGCTCCAGCGCGCGCGGGCCTGA
- a CDS encoding radical SAM protein, which translates to MNKSLPVYRARGPRDRLKVEPPERFPGAMLNVTNRCNLTCSHCFVYTDGNPNDPADDIPDDQLLAELERVRDRHGIFGLLWMGGEPMIRWRLLERGVKLFQRNVITTNGTIPLKDFGPSVTYVVSLDGPEDLNDPVRGQGVYARVKKTLAAVPDDFAPTVQIQCVVTKQNQHRLEELVLDFIDSQADGMTFTFHVPNEGEVSELAWRDVEERRARWTR; encoded by the coding sequence ATGAACAAATCGCTCCCGGTCTACCGTGCGCGCGGCCCGCGCGATCGCCTGAAGGTCGAGCCCCCCGAGCGCTTCCCCGGCGCGATGCTCAACGTCACCAATCGCTGCAACCTGACCTGCTCGCACTGCTTCGTCTACACCGACGGCAACCCGAACGATCCGGCCGACGACATCCCCGACGATCAGCTGCTGGCCGAGCTCGAGCGGGTGCGCGATCGCCACGGCATCTTCGGTCTGCTCTGGATGGGCGGCGAGCCGATGATCCGCTGGCGCCTGCTGGAGCGGGGCGTGAAGCTCTTCCAGCGCAACGTGATCACCACCAACGGCACCATCCCGCTCAAGGACTTCGGCCCCAGCGTCACCTACGTCGTGTCCCTGGACGGGCCCGAGGACCTGAACGACCCGGTGCGTGGGCAAGGGGTGTACGCGCGCGTGAAGAAGACCCTCGCCGCAGTGCCCGACGACTTCGCGCCGACCGTGCAGATCCAGTGCGTGGTGACCAAGCAGAACCAGCACCGGCTCGAGGAGCTGGTGCTCGACTTCATCGACTCCCAGGCCGACGGGATGACGTTCACCTTCCACGTGCCGAACGAGGGCGAAGTCTCGGAGCTCGCCTGGCGCGACGTCGAGGAGCGGAGAGCGCGGTGGACGCGGTGA
- a CDS encoding PaaX family transcriptional regulator — MAPRAQSLILDLLSAVGGRPVPVRALVRAAAVFGIEENALRVALARLLSAGKLEQAERGAYGLSSRSRAVQDHVTSWSTLHERVVAWRGGWVAVHVGALGRAQRSAVRRRERALEFLGCAELDPGLWLRPDNLAGGVGATRRALRELGLDGAALVARLEELEPASERRARSLWDGRALERAYHETRRELEQSGARLDALPLEQAVAECFVFGGKAIRQLAFDPLLPEPIVSADARQALVSEMRAYDRAGRRVWRRFMRAEGAPALESVLDFRSVEAT, encoded by the coding sequence GTGGCGCCCCGAGCTCAGAGCCTGATCTTGGACCTGCTCTCGGCGGTGGGCGGACGTCCGGTGCCGGTGCGCGCGCTGGTGCGCGCGGCGGCGGTGTTCGGCATCGAGGAGAACGCGCTGCGGGTCGCGCTCGCGCGCCTGCTCTCGGCCGGCAAGCTCGAGCAAGCCGAGCGCGGCGCGTACGGGCTCTCGTCACGGAGCCGCGCGGTGCAGGACCACGTCACCTCCTGGTCCACCTTGCACGAGCGCGTCGTCGCCTGGCGGGGCGGGTGGGTCGCCGTACACGTCGGCGCGCTCGGGCGCGCGCAGCGGAGCGCCGTGCGCCGCCGGGAGCGTGCCCTCGAGTTCCTGGGCTGCGCCGAGCTCGACCCTGGGCTCTGGCTCAGGCCGGACAACCTGGCCGGTGGGGTGGGAGCAACGCGGCGCGCGCTCCGCGAGCTCGGCCTCGACGGCGCCGCGCTGGTCGCGCGGCTCGAGGAGCTCGAGCCGGCCAGCGAGCGCCGTGCGCGTTCGCTCTGGGACGGCCGCGCGCTCGAGCGCGCGTACCACGAGACCCGGCGCGAGCTCGAGCAGAGCGGCGCGCGCCTCGACGCCCTGCCGCTCGAGCAGGCGGTGGCCGAGTGCTTCGTGTTCGGGGGCAAGGCGATTCGACAGCTGGCGTTCGATCCGTTGTTGCCCGAGCCCATCGTGTCGGCGGACGCGCGCCAGGCGCTGGTGAGCGAGATGCGCGCCTACGATCGGGCGGGGCGGCGGGTGTGGCGACGCTTCATGCGCGCCGAAGGTGCCCCGGCCCTGGAGTCCGTCCTCGACTTTCGCAGCGTGGAGGCAACATGA